Part of the Polaribacter sp. Hel1_33_78 genome is shown below.
TTCAACCTTTTGATGATGCTTATTTTATGAAAAGAGCCTTACAGCAAGCGGAAATTGCTTTTGATAAAGGGGAAGTTCCAGTCGGAGCAATTATCGTATTTAAAAATCAAATTATTGCTAGAGCTCACAATTTAACGGAAACATTAAATGATGTAACTGCGCACGCCGAAATGCAAGCTTTTACAGCTGCTGCAGATTTTTTAGGCGGAAAATACTTAAAAGATTGTGAATTGTATGTTACTTTAGAACCATGTCAAATGTGTGCAGGCGGAAGTTATTGGACACAAATTGGCAAAATAGTTTACGGTGCTTCAGAACCAGAAAGAGGATTTAGAAATTTAAAAACTACGTTACACCCTAAAACCAAAGTTGTTAGTGGGATCTTAGAAAATGAATGTTCTCAGCTTTTAAAACGTTTTTTTGTTGAGAAACGAAATTTAAATTAATTTACCATGAATTTTAGAATATCTGCTGACGAACAGACAAGTGCTTCAAGAATAGTAGCTATCGTTGAAAAATGGATTGCTTTTGTTTTTCTAAATTTTAAGGTGGATAAATTTGCTGAGGTAATGCCAAAATTTCATCCAATTTTTTATTTTAGAATTTCCGTTTAGCAAGCATTCCATTTAAATGTTCGATGATTGCCATATTTATATTGTTAAATCATTTTCTTGCTTCATTTCTTATTGTAGAACTACTTTACGATAAGTACTTTTTAGTTTTTTAATTACAGGTTCCATTTCTGATAGATCTAAATGTCCAAAACCAAAACGAACAGCACAGGTATTTTTATCCTGATATAAAACAGTCTGTGGTAGAAATAAATCATTTTTTTCGGCTTCTTCGGCCAGTTTTACTAATGATATTTTAGGTTTAAATTTTAACCAAATAGCCAACCCACCCGAGGGTATGTCCCATTCTGCAATTGCTCCAAAATATTCAGTTAAGAGCTTGCATAGACAATCGCGCCTTTGTTTATAAATTACAATGTTCTTTTTCATGAGGCGATAAATTTCACCTTCATTAATTAACTCCGACAGCATCTGTTCTTGTATTAAGTCGCCTTGTTGGTCTAGCAATTGTAGATAATTATTTGCTTCTGATATCAGATTTTCTGGAGCTACTACAAAACCTGTTTGAAAACTTGGAAATAATGATTGCCCAAGTCTTCCTAAATAAATAACCATACCGTTCGCATCTGCACTCGCTATTGGCAACATTGCAGAGCCTTCAAACTGAAAATCATAATCGTAATCATCTTCAATAATAGCAAATCCAAACTCTTTAGCAAGCTGTAACAACTGTAAGCGACGTTCTACGCTTAATTTTACTCCCGTTGGATAATCTCTATTGGCACATATATACACACACCGAATACTTTTTTTTATGAAATGTTTTTTTATATATCCAATATCCAAACCATTCGTATCCCCAGGAATTGTTTTGATTGTTGCACCTGCTTGTTGAAAAATCATGTTAGAGGCATAATTACTTAAATGACCTACTAATACTAAATCGTTTTGTTTTATTAGTAATTGAGAGACGATGTACAAACTCATTTCTGCACTACGTGTGCTAATGATGTTATCTGGTCTTATATGAAAACCGCGGGTTGCATTTAAATAATTACATAGCTGAGTTTGAAATATGGAATATGAACATTCATTGGGTCTGTTCCATTTTTTAATTAATGTTTTTCGTTTCATGCTAGCACTATACCACCTCGTAAACTGATGCACTGGGTGCAAGCGTAAATCGGGTTTACCATCGTTAATAGTATATTTTGCTTTTGTTAACTGAACAGTTGATGCTAAATGAAATGATTTTTGAAAGGGAAAACTTGTTGCTTTCGCATAAGTATATGCCTGATTTATTTTTTGGAAATGAGCTTTTATTTTTGCTTCTTTCAGGGCTGGTTCTAAAACAAATGTGCCTTTATTCGGTATTATTTCTACCCAACCCTGAGAGGCCAGTTCTTCGTAGATAGCCACTGCTGTATTTCTATGAACCTGCAATAGCTCTCCTAAAACACGAGTTCCTGGTAGAATTGTGCCTTTGATTAAATAGCCACGTTGTATGGTATTTACAATTTGTTGTGAAACTTGCAGATAAACAGGTGTGGACAAAGATTTGTCAAAAACAATTAGTTGTTTAAAAAGAGCATTAACCGGACTATCTATCATTTATATACTGGACTAGTTTAATAGTCCGGAAAGTTACTACTTTTGCATCGTTTTAAATTAAAATAATTTTTAAAAATGACACGTAATAAATTATTGATTTTATCATTTGCATTGATGCAAACGACCTTGTTTGCACAAGAGAATAAAAAAGTGCAAGAACTAGATACAATTTTAATAAAATCGACTAGAATAGACTTACCTTTTAAAGAAAATTCACGCACAATAAATGTTGTTACCTCAGCAGCAATAAAAAACAGCGCAGCAACAAATGTAGCAGATCTTTTGCAACAAGTTGCAGGAGTAGATATTAGAAGAAGAGGAACTGCCGGGAGTCAATCAGACTTATATATTCGAGGAGGAGGTTTCGACCAGACATTGTTGTTGATTGATGGAATTAAAATGGATGACGCGCAGACAGGTCATCACACAATGAATGCAGCTTTGCCACTTGAAGTTATTGAAAGAATAGAAATTATAAAAGGACCTGCAGCAAGAGTTTTTGGTCAAAATGCATTTACAGGTGCAATAAATATTGTGACTAAAAAGAAATTATTAAATAAAGTTTCTATCAATTTAGAGGCTGGTTCTTTCGGTCAATTAAATTATTCTGCAACGGTTGGTAGGGAATATGAAAATACATCAATTATTGCGCACGCAGGGTCACTCAATTCGGATGGTTATCGTACGAATTCTGATTATGAAAACAACAATTATTTCTTAAAAGGAATTTTCAACAAGAAAAACCAACCAATAGAAGTACTTGCTACTTTTTTCGACAAAAAAATTGGTGCAGAAAATTTTTACACTACAAATCCTGCTTGGAATGAATATGAAGAAACTCAAAATAGTTTATTAGGAGTTTCAACTACTTTCAGAACAGAAAAGTTTAAGATTTCTCCAAGAATTTATTGGAGAAGAGGGCAAGATATATTTTTGTTGAAAAGAGACGATCCTAGTTTTTTTAGGAATTTACACATTACGAATAAAGTGGGTGTAGAAGCGAATGTTTCTTATACCTCAGAAATGGGGATTACTGGTTTTGGTATAGATATTTCTAGATTTTTTATTAGTAGTAATAATTTAGGTAATAGAAATAGAACCATGGCGAACTTATTTTTAGAGCATCGTTTTACTTTATGGGATAATGTAGATGTTACTCCAGGAGTTGCAGTTACTTATTTTTCTGATTTTAAATTTAATGCTTTTCCTGGTTTAGATGTTGGTGTGCAATTAACAGATAACTTTAAAGCTTACGGAAATATTGGTTATACGTTTAGAGTGCCAACTTTTACAGATTTGTATTATAAAGATCCTGGAACTTCTGGAAACCCAAATTTAGAGCCAGAAAGTGCATTTGCACAAGAATTAGGAATAAAATTTAGTACTAACAATTTCTTTGGTTCTGTTGCTTTTTTTAATAGAGATTCAGATAATTTAATAGATTATATTCGACCGAATACGACCGTAAGTATTTTTACAGCAACAAATATTGCAGAGGTAAATACACAAGGATTTGAATTTGAAGGAGCTTATAGTTTCAATTTAAAGGACTATAAGCAAACAGTAACATTTGGTTACACGTACTTAAATGATGATATTTTAGATCAAAATAAAGATTTGTCTCGTTATTCTTTAAACACGCTAAAACATCAATTTATAACTCGTTTTGCAAGTAAATTGTTTAAAAATATAAAGCAAAATATTATTTATAAGCATGCAGAACGTGCGATTGGCTCAAGTTATAATGTTTGGGATGCTTCTGTAATTGTAGATGTTAATAAGTTTAGTTTTACAGTAACTGCTAATAATATTTTTGATGCAGAATATATAGAATCTGGTTTTGTGCCAATGCCGTCAAGTAATATTTTATTTGGTTTACGGTATAATTTTTAAAGAAGAAATTTATCTAAATTAAAGGAAGCCTTGATATATTTTTATCAAGGCTTCCTTTTTAAATATTATTAAAAACAATAACAATTAGTTGGTTGTAAGTTTCTTACAATCTAAATTTGACAACATCTTCAGCCTTTTAAAAGTTTATTTCATTAGAAAAATATCAATCGTTTTCGTAAATAAAATCAAGACATAAATTAATGTAAGTTGGTTTAATGAATATATTTGGTTTGTGTTTATTCTTTGCAATTATGAAAAAATGTCCAAAATGTAAATCTGTTTCTAGGCACAGATTAAAAAGAAAGCCCTTCACTAAAATAATTCCAGGCACCAAAACATATGGATGCGATTTATGCAATACCCAATACACTTGGGTCTCTTGGCTTAATTCGTCTTTTAAGATCTAAAAAAAAAAAGCACTTAGTGAATGTAAGTGCTTTTTGTAGGTTGTGTTTGAATTTTTTACTTAAATAGCCTAAAAATATCATTTCCATTGGCAAAAATCAATAAGGCAATTAGTAGAATAAAACCAACTACTTGAGCATATTCTAAAAATTTATCTCCTGGTTTTTTACCGGTAATCATTTCCCAAAGTGTAAAAACAACGTGTCCACCATCTAAAGCAGGAATTGGCAACAAGTTCATAAACCCAAGCATAATAGATAAGAAAGCTGTAATAGTCCAAAATGATTCTGCACTCCATTCGGCAGGGAAAATACTTCCAATAGAAATAAAACCGCCTAACCCTTTATAGGCCCCAGTACTTGGATTAAAAATCTTTTTTAATTGCTTTACATAGTCCGTTAAGGTTTTCCAAGATTTATTCCATCCAGCAGGAATTGCCTGGGCAAAAGAATACTCAAAACTGGCTAATTTATAATACTCAAGTTTTTCTAAATCTTTAAAAGATAATTGACCAAGACCAACACCTAATTTACCATCATTTGTTACTTCTACAGCAATTTCTTTAATCTCATTGCCTCTTTTTACAGTAACTGTAATGGTTTCATTTTTAAATTTATCAAGTTGAGTTTTAGCTTCATCAAAATATTTAATAGCATTTCCATTGATCCCAATTACTATGTCTTTCGCTTTTAAATCTGATGTTTTATTTGGAGAACCTTCTGAAATACCTGCAATTACAAATGGGTAACGCGGTAATAAAACTGGGCCTGCATTTTTACCTCTCTCTACTAATTGAGATATAAAATCTTCAGGAATTTGTTTATCTTCAACTTGTCCGTTTCTTTCAATTTGAAACTCATTTCCATTGACAAATCCTATGGTTAATTCAGAGAATTTTTTAATTTTTTCTCCATCAATCGTTAAAATTTTATCACCCGTTTGTATTCCTAAATTCATGGCTAATGAGTCTTGCACCCAAACACCATCTTTTACATTTTCATTTGGCAAATATTTTTCACCATATGCCCACATTAAACAGATATAAATGAAAATTCCTAAAACAAAATTCACAAAAACTCCTCCTAGCATAATAATGAGACGTTGCCATGCAGGTTTAGAACGAAACTCCCAAGGTTGTGGGGGTAAGGCCATTTGTTCAGTATCCATACTTTCATCGATCATTCCAGAGATTTTTACGTAACCTCCTAAGGGAATCCAGCCAATACCATAAACAGTTTCACCAATTTTTTTCTTGAAAATTGAGAATTTATAATCGAAGAATAAGTAGAATTTTTCAACTCTAGTTTTAAATAATTTTGCAGGGATAAAATGCCCCAATTCGTGCAAAACAATTAGTAAAGATAAACTCAGTATAAATTGCGATGCTTTTATTAATATTTCCATTCAGCGTTAAATCATAATTTAAAAACGGTCAAATGTACGTTTTTAAAGAGAGTTTGAAAAGAACTATTCTAAGTAGATATTTATTTTAACAAAAGTTTTACATCAAATATCTTTTACTTGTCTTTTCTGTGGGTTTTTTAAGCTGTAAATTTGCACAAATATACTTTTTAATGGATTTAAATTTTTTTAAAAAAAGCAAACTAACAGTCATTTTTTTAATAGTCTTTTCCACTATTTCAATTCCTGTTTTTTATCATTTATTAAAAGTTGATAAAAAATTAAAAGTTTATAATCCTGCAGATGTAAATCCAAGTTTGGTTGATGTTTCTTTAAAACATATTACAAAAGATCATACAATTTCAAATTTCGAATTGACAAATCAAAATGGAGAAACCATTACCAATAAAAACTATAAAGATAAAATTTATGTAGCGGATTTCTTTTTTACACGTTGTACAAATATCTGCATTGCCATGGCTTATAACATGAGTGAATTACAAGAATATTATAAAAATGATAATGACATTATGTTTTTATCACATTCTGTAACTCCGGTTATTGATAGTGTTTCTGTATTAAAAACATACGCAGAAAACAAAGGTGTTATAGATGGAAAATGGAATGTAACTACAGGCTCAAAAAAACATATATATGAGTTGGCGAGAAAAAGTTATTTTGCCGTTCTTGAAGATGGTGATGGAGGTGAAAATGATTTTATTCATACAGAGCAATTTGTATTAGTTGATAAAGAAAGACGTTTACGGGGATATTACGATGGCACAGAGAAAAAAGATATGGAAAAATTGAAGAAAGATATAGCTCTTTTAAAAGAGGAATATACCAACAAATAACTTGTTTAGAATCATTCTAAATTCTTATCTTTGCTATCCAAAATTTAAACCTTTGAGTACAATTGCATCTTTACATATTGGTGAAATAGGATATATTTCTGAAGAGTCATTAGATTTTATTCCTCTAAAATTATTAGAAATGGGGTGTTTGCCCGGAGCAGAAGTTAAGCTAATTCAATTAGCACCTCTGCAAGATCCTTTATACATCTGTGTTAACGGAAGTCATTTAGCGATTCGAAAAGAAACTGCTGGTAAAATTCAAATTCTAAAAGAGAATAGTTAATGTCTAGAAAAGATATAAAAGTTGCTTTAATAGGAAATCCGAATACAGGAAAAACATCTCTTTTTAATCAGTTGACTGGTTTAAATCAAAAAGTAGGAAATTATCCAGGAGTTACGGTAGATAAAAAAGAAGGAACCAGTAAATTGTCTTCAAAACAAAATGCAATTATTACAGATTTGCCAGGAACCTACAGTATAAATCCTACTTCTATAGATGAAAGTATTGTCTTAAAAACTTTACTTAAAAAGGATATTAAAGAATCTCCGGACGTAATCTTAGTTGTTGCAGATGTAGAGAATTTGAAGAGAAATCTATTGTTGTTCTCTCAAATAAAAGATTTAGAAATTCCTACTGTTTTGGCAATTAATATGGTAGATCAAATGCATAGAAAAGGAATTTCTATTGATTTGTCTCTGTTAAAAAAGGAACTAAATACAGAAGTAATTTTAATAAGTGCCAGAAAAAACGAAGGAATAAAAGAAGTAAAAGAAGCAATTATACGCTGTCATGTAGCAGCAAAGGCATCACCTTTATGCGGTGTGAATCATAAAATTGATCCTGATTATTTTAATAAGTTAAAAGAAATAAGTCCTAATTACACTTTGTATGAATTATGGCTGATGGTTACTCAAAATAATTTTCCAGAAACCATAACTAAAGAGGAAAAAGAGAAGCTTTTAGCATTTAAACAAGATGTTTCTAAACTAAAGAAATATCAGCATAAAGAAACCATTTACCGCTACCAAGAAATCAATAAAATTTTAAAGAAAACCTATATAATAGACAAGACGAAGGCAACAGATTTGCGTGGTAGATTAGATAAAATTTTCACACACAGAATTTTTGGTTATGTATTATTTAGTTTGATTTTATTAGTTATTTTTCAATCTATTTTCGATTTGGCTTCCGTGCCAATGGATTTTATTGATGCTACTTTTGCGCAACTATCAGACTTTACAAAAAGTAATTTACCCAGTGGTGTGTTTACAGATTTATTGACAGAAGGAATTATTCCTGGAATAGGAGGAGTAATCATATTTATACCACAAATTGCCATTTTATTTTTATTCATTGCCATTCTAGAAGAAACCGGGTATATGAGCAGAGTAGTCTTTTTAATGGACAAAATAATGAGGCGTTTTGGAATGAACGGTAAAAGTGTAATTCCGTTAATTTCTGGAACAGCATGTGCAATTCCCGCAATTATGGCAACTAGAACTATTTCTAGTTGGAAAGAAAGATTGATTACTATTTTAGTAGTTCCTTTTACAACATGCTCTGCAAGATTGCCAGTTTATGCTATTTTAATTGCATTGATAATTCCAGATGAAAAAATTTTTGGATTTTTAAACTTACAAGGATTAGTGCTACTTTCTTTATATGCTTTAGGTTTTCTGTCGGCCATATTGGCTGCCTATATTTTGCATAAAACTTTAAAAGTAGAATCAAAATCATTTTTCGTAGTAGAAATGCCAAACTATAAATTACCATCTATAAAAAATGTGTTTTTTGAGGTTGTAGAAAAAACAAAAGCTTTTGTTTTCGGAGCAGGAAAAATTATTTTAGCATTGTCAATTGTTTTATGGTTTTTGGCTTCAAATGGAGGTTCAGATTATCAATATGCCGAAGAATCGGTTATTGAAAATAGTGACAATCAGAATTTAAATGAAGATGAAATTCAACAAAAAATAGCTTCCGTAAAATTAGAAAATTCTTATATAGGAACTCTTGGAAAAACAATAGAACCAGTTATAAGGCCTTTAGGATATGATTGGAAAATAGGAATTGCATTAATAACATCATTTGCAGCACGGGAAGTATTTATAGGTACGTTAGCAACAATATACAGTGTGGAAGCAGATGATGAAGATACAACCACTATTAAACAAAAAATGGCATCAGAAATAAATCCTGATACAGGCAAGAAGCGTTTTAATTTTCCTGTTGGCATGTCGTTAATGGTTTTTTATGCTTTTGCAATGCAATGTATGGCAACTTTTGCGATTGTAAAGCGTGAAACTAAAACATGGAAATGGCCACTAATCCAGTTATTTGGGATGGCTTTGTTGGCTTATATTTCATCATTTTTAACCTATCAAATTTTAAGTTAATGCAAGAAGTTGTTGTTTATTTTGTAGTTGCTTTAGCTATTGTTTTTTTAATAAAGAAATATGTTTTTCCTACAAAGAAAGACAAAAATTGCAATACTGATTGCGGCTGTCATTAAAACCTTAACAGAATATTAGTAATCTTTAAATGATAGGTTTTCTAACTTTGATTCCTAATCTGAACACAAATAAAAACTTAAATATTTAGTCCCATGCAAAAAGCTATTTTATCAATTATAATTTTTACGATTACTTTAATTTCATCAACAGAATTTACAGCACAGGAATTTTCAAAAATCGATGTAAGTCCTATGGATGCTGCTGCTCATCCTAATAATTGGAGAGAAGCTAATAAACTTGTAAAAGTAGTTTATAGTAGGCCTCAATTAAAAGGCAGGTCTTTAGATAAATTGGTTCCAAATGATAAAGTTTGGAGAACAGGTGCAAATGAAGCAGCAGAAATTACATTTTATAAAGACGTAACTTTTGGAGATAAAGAAGTAAAAGCGGGTACATATACACTGTTTACGATTCCTACAGATGGAGATTGGACGGTTATTTTAAGCAACCATAAAAATATTTGGGGTTCTTATTTTTATAAACAAGAACAAGATGTAGCAAGGGTTAGTGGTAAATTCTCAAAATCAGAAAAATTAATTGAAGCATTTTCTATTGTTTTTGATGGTGAAGGAGATAGTACAACTATGTATTTAGGTTGGGGAAATACAATTGTTTCTGTTCCTGTAAAGGGTTAAAATTAGATTGTTAAAAAATTTAAAACCTCAAAAGCTGAATGACTTTTGAGGTATTAAATGAATTCATTAAAAAGAATTTAAAATCTTAAACAGTTTGCTTTAGTTGCCATTTCCAAGCAGTTTCTAAAGTTTTCTCTAGGCTTATTTCTGTTTTCCAATTCAATTCTTTATTTGCAATTGCAGTATCAGCAAAAGCAACTACTACATCACCTTCACGTCTTCCAACAATTTTATAATTTAGTTTTATATTATTTACTTTTTCGAAAGTATTAATAATTTCTAAAACAGAACTTCCATTACCTGAACCAACATTAAAATATTCAAAAGATTTTTTATTTTTTTTATCGATAAGCCTTCTTAAAGCTGCAATATGTGCCCTGGCTAAATCTACAACATCGATATAATCGCGAACTGCAGTTCCATCTTTTGTAGGATAATCATTACCGAAAACAGATAATTCTTCACGCATTCCTGCTGCAGTTTGTGTGATAAATGGGATTAAATTTTGAGGAACTCCAAGAGGTAATTCTCCGATTTTTATAGATGGATGACCACCTATAGGATTAAAATAACGCAAAGCAATTGCATTGATATTATGTGCTTTGCTTGTGTCTTTAATAATTTCCTCACCAACTTGTTTTGTATTTCCATAAACAGATTCTGCTGCTTTTACTGGTGCCTCTTCTGTTATAGGTAGTTTATCTGCTTGTCCGTATACTGTGCAAGAAGAAGAGAAAATAAAATTATCTAATTTTCTGTCTCTCATTTCTTGCAATAAATAAATTAATGAGTTAAAATTATTTTCATAATATTCTAAAGGTTCGCCCATACTTTCACCAACAGCTTTATAAGCAGCAAAATGTATAATACCATCAACATGATTGTTCTTAAAAAAATCTTTTACATCGTTTTTAATCCGCAGATCTATCTGATGAAAGTCTGGCTTTGTTCCAGTAATTTCTGTAATTTGACCTAATACATCAATTGTGGTATTAGATAAGTTATCTATAATTACTACTTCAAAACCTTTGTTTTGTAGTTCTACTACAGTGTGAGAACCTATAAAGCCTAAGCCTCCTGTTACTAATATTTTTTTCATTTTAGGGGTGTGTTGTTTTTTTTATTTTAAGAAATTTGTAATTGTTCGTGTAATAAAACTTAGTTGTTCTTTATTTAATTCTGTATGCATAGGCAAAGAAATTACCGTTTTTATCAATTTATTGGTTACAGGAAAATCTTCTTCTTTGTACCTGTCGTCAACATAGGCTTTTTGAGAATGCAAAGCGACAGGATAATAAATGGCATTTGGAATCTCATTTTCTAATAAATGCTTGTGTAATTCATCACGTTTACCATTGGTGATTTGCAATGTGTATTGATGAAAAACGTGGCAATTACAAGTAGCACAAATTTCTCCACAAGCATTTGTTGTGGGTGTAATAATATTGGTATTGTTAGCAAAAGCTGTATTGTAAAAACGCGCAGCATTTCTTCTGGCTTCACAATAAGTATCTAATAAAGGTAGTTTGGCTTTTAAAACGCCTGCTTGAATAGAATCTAATCTAGAATTTACACCAACAACATCATGATAGTAACGTGTATACATTCCATGATTTACAATGCCTCTTAATGTGTGAGCAAGTTCATCATCATTTGTAAAAATTGCTCCACCATCTCCATAACAACCTAAGTTTTTTGATGGAAAAAAAGAGGTTGTTCCTACATGTCCTATCGTTCCAGCTTTCTGTTTTGTTCCGTTTTTAAAAGTATAATCTGCCCCAATGGCTTGTGCATTGTCTTCAATTACAAATAGATTGTGCTCTTTTGCAATTTCTAAAATAGCATCCATATTTGCAACTTGTCCAAATAAATGAACAGGAACAATTGCTTTAGTTTTTGGAGTAATCGCTCTTTTTAAAGCATCAATATTTATATTGAACGTTTTTTCATCAACATCAACCAAAACAGGAGTCAGTTTTAAAAGTGCTATTACTTCTACTGTGGCTGCAAACGTGAAATCTACGGTAATAACTTCATCTCCTTGTTCTAGGCCAAGACCCATCATTGCAATTTGCAAAGCATCGGTTCCATTTGCGCAAGGAATTACATGTTTTACATCTAGGTATTCTTCTAAATCTTTTTGAAACTCTTTAACTAAAGGTCCATTTATATAAGTAGATGAGTTAAGAACTTCTTGTATAGAATTGTCTACAGTTTGTTTTATTTCTTGATATTGACTTTGTAAGTCAACCATTTGAATTTTTTTCATGAGTCAGATTTCTATGAACAAAACAAAAATACGATATTATTCTTTTATCTTTGGTTATATAA
Proteins encoded:
- the feoB gene encoding ferrous iron transport protein B gives rise to the protein MSRKDIKVALIGNPNTGKTSLFNQLTGLNQKVGNYPGVTVDKKEGTSKLSSKQNAIITDLPGTYSINPTSIDESIVLKTLLKKDIKESPDVILVVADVENLKRNLLLFSQIKDLEIPTVLAINMVDQMHRKGISIDLSLLKKELNTEVILISARKNEGIKEVKEAIIRCHVAAKASPLCGVNHKIDPDYFNKLKEISPNYTLYELWLMVTQNNFPETITKEEKEKLLAFKQDVSKLKKYQHKETIYRYQEINKILKKTYIIDKTKATDLRGRLDKIFTHRIFGYVLFSLILLVIFQSIFDLASVPMDFIDATFAQLSDFTKSNLPSGVFTDLLTEGIIPGIGGVIIFIPQIAILFLFIAILEETGYMSRVVFLMDKIMRRFGMNGKSVIPLISGTACAIPAIMATRTISSWKERLITILVVPFTTCSARLPVYAILIALIIPDEKIFGFLNLQGLVLLSLYALGFLSAILAAYILHKTLKVESKSFFVVEMPNYKLPSIKNVFFEVVEKTKAFVFGAGKIILALSIVLWFLASNGGSDYQYAEESVIENSDNQNLNEDEIQQKIASVKLENSYIGTLGKTIEPVIRPLGYDWKIGIALITSFAAREVFIGTLATIYSVEADDEDTTTIKQKMASEINPDTGKKRFNFPVGMSLMVFYAFAMQCMATFAIVKRETKTWKWPLIQLFGMALLAYISSFLTYQILS
- a CDS encoding SCO family protein, giving the protein MDLNFFKKSKLTVIFLIVFSTISIPVFYHLLKVDKKLKVYNPADVNPSLVDVSLKHITKDHTISNFELTNQNGETITNKNYKDKIYVADFFFTRCTNICIAMAYNMSELQEYYKNDNDIMFLSHSVTPVIDSVSVLKTYAENKGVIDGKWNVTTGSKKHIYELARKSYFAVLEDGDGGENDFIHTEQFVLVDKERRLRGYYDGTEKKDMEKLKKDIALLKEEYTNK
- a CDS encoding DUF2911 domain-containing protein, translated to MQKAILSIIIFTITLISSTEFTAQEFSKIDVSPMDAAAHPNNWREANKLVKVVYSRPQLKGRSLDKLVPNDKVWRTGANEAAEITFYKDVTFGDKEVKAGTYTLFTIPTDGDWTVILSNHKNIWGSYFYKQEQDVARVSGKFSKSEKLIEAFSIVFDGEGDSTTMYLGWGNTIVSVPVKG
- a CDS encoding nucleoside deaminase, which encodes MIQPFDDAYFMKRALQQAEIAFDKGEVPVGAIIVFKNQIIARAHNLTETLNDVTAHAEMQAFTAAADFLGGKYLKDCELYVTLEPCQMCAGGSYWTQIGKIVYGASEPERGFRNLKTTLHPKTKVVSGILENECSQLLKRFFVEKRNLN
- a CDS encoding helix-turn-helix domain-containing protein, whose protein sequence is MTSANLSTLKFRKTKAIHFSTIATILEALVCSSADILKFMVN
- the rseP gene encoding RIP metalloprotease RseP — encoded protein: MEILIKASQFILSLSLLIVLHELGHFIPAKLFKTRVEKFYLFFDYKFSIFKKKIGETVYGIGWIPLGGYVKISGMIDESMDTEQMALPPQPWEFRSKPAWQRLIIMLGGVFVNFVLGIFIYICLMWAYGEKYLPNENVKDGVWVQDSLAMNLGIQTGDKILTIDGEKIKKFSELTIGFVNGNEFQIERNGQVEDKQIPEDFISQLVERGKNAGPVLLPRYPFVIAGISEGSPNKTSDLKAKDIVIGINGNAIKYFDEAKTQLDKFKNETITVTVKRGNEIKEIAVEVTNDGKLGVGLGQLSFKDLEKLEYYKLASFEYSFAQAIPAGWNKSWKTLTDYVKQLKKIFNPSTGAYKGLGGFISIGSIFPAEWSAESFWTITAFLSIMLGFMNLLPIPALDGGHVVFTLWEMITGKKPGDKFLEYAQVVGFILLIALLIFANGNDIFRLFK
- a CDS encoding FeoA family protein → MSTIASLHIGEIGYISEESLDFIPLKLLEMGCLPGAEVKLIQLAPLQDPLYICVNGSHLAIRKETAGKIQILKENS
- a CDS encoding TonB-dependent siderophore receptor, whose translation is MTRNKLLILSFALMQTTLFAQENKKVQELDTILIKSTRIDLPFKENSRTINVVTSAAIKNSAATNVADLLQQVAGVDIRRRGTAGSQSDLYIRGGGFDQTLLLIDGIKMDDAQTGHHTMNAALPLEVIERIEIIKGPAARVFGQNAFTGAINIVTKKKLLNKVSINLEAGSFGQLNYSATVGREYENTSIIAHAGSLNSDGYRTNSDYENNNYFLKGIFNKKNQPIEVLATFFDKKIGAENFYTTNPAWNEYEETQNSLLGVSTTFRTEKFKISPRIYWRRGQDIFLLKRDDPSFFRNLHITNKVGVEANVSYTSEMGITGFGIDISRFFISSNNLGNRNRTMANLFLEHRFTLWDNVDVTPGVAVTYFSDFKFNAFPGLDVGVQLTDNFKAYGNIGYTFRVPTFTDLYYKDPGTSGNPNLEPESAFAQELGIKFSTNNFFGSVAFFNRDSDNLIDYIRPNTTVSIFTATNIAEVNTQGFEFEGAYSFNLKDYKQTVTFGYTYLNDDILDQNKDLSRYSLNTLKHQFITRFASKLFKNIKQNIIYKHAERAIGSSYNVWDASVIVDVNKFSFTVTANNIFDAEYIESGFVPMPSSNILFGLRYNF
- a CDS encoding PLP-dependent aminotransferase family protein is translated as MIDSPVNALFKQLIVFDKSLSTPVYLQVSQQIVNTIQRGYLIKGTILPGTRVLGELLQVHRNTAVAIYEELASQGWVEIIPNKGTFVLEPALKEAKIKAHFQKINQAYTYAKATSFPFQKSFHLASTVQLTKAKYTINDGKPDLRLHPVHQFTRWYSASMKRKTLIKKWNRPNECSYSIFQTQLCNYLNATRGFHIRPDNIISTRSAEMSLYIVSQLLIKQNDLVLVGHLSNYASNMIFQQAGATIKTIPGDTNGLDIGYIKKHFIKKSIRCVYICANRDYPTGVKLSVERRLQLLQLAKEFGFAIIEDDYDYDFQFEGSAMLPIASADANGMVIYLGRLGQSLFPSFQTGFVVAPENLISEANNYLQLLDQQGDLIQEQMLSELINEGEIYRLMKKNIVIYKQRRDCLCKLLTEYFGAIAEWDIPSGGLAIWLKFKPKISLVKLAEEAEKNDLFLPQTVLYQDKNTCAVRFGFGHLDLSEMEPVIKKLKSTYRKVVLQ